In a genomic window of Alphaproteobacteria bacterium:
- the rnd gene encoding ribonuclease D: MIVTTSAGVAELCHKLSDSPFITIDTEFLREKTYYPKLCLVQLSGPDKNAAVIDPLSKDIDLSPLFDLIGNKKVLKVFHAARQDLEIFYNLTGGVVAPFFDTQIAAMVCGYGDSVGYNSLVQDIAKKSIDKSAQFMDWSHRPLTDRQLSYALGDVTHLCDIYVHLSKELERRGRVSWLLQEEDILSDPSTYSNDPYEAWTRIKLRSPSRKTLAVLREVAAWREKAAQERDIPKNWMMRDETLADLASQAPRTKEQLLKIRNMPKDHANGRIGEALLESIKAALESPKDDWPTVEKRKILPPQAAATLDILKMLLKIQSSEHGVASKLIASQDDLEAIVLDDAAEVPALSGWRRDIFGEDALALKAGKLAIGLSGDKITKFPVEELRRSS, encoded by the coding sequence ATGATTGTTACCACATCCGCAGGCGTTGCCGAACTTTGCCATAAGCTCTCCGATTCGCCTTTTATTACGATCGATACCGAGTTTCTGCGGGAGAAGACCTATTACCCCAAGCTTTGCCTCGTGCAACTCAGCGGGCCGGACAAAAACGCCGCCGTGATCGACCCGCTTTCCAAGGATATCGACCTTTCACCGCTGTTCGACCTGATCGGCAACAAGAAGGTTCTCAAGGTCTTTCACGCGGCGCGGCAGGATCTGGAAATCTTTTACAATCTGACCGGCGGAGTCGTCGCGCCGTTCTTCGATACGCAAATCGCAGCGATGGTCTGCGGGTACGGCGATTCTGTCGGGTATAACAGCCTGGTGCAGGATATCGCCAAGAAAAGCATCGATAAAAGCGCGCAGTTCATGGACTGGTCGCACCGACCTCTGACTGACCGCCAGCTTTCCTACGCGCTGGGCGATGTCACGCATCTTTGCGATATTTATGTTCATCTTTCAAAAGAACTGGAGCGGCGCGGGCGTGTTTCGTGGCTGTTACAGGAGGAGGACATCCTCAGCGATCCCTCGACCTACAGCAACGATCCCTACGAGGCGTGGACGCGGATCAAGCTGCGGTCGCCCAGCCGGAAGACGCTGGCCGTTTTACGCGAAGTGGCGGCGTGGCGGGAGAAGGCGGCGCAGGAGCGCGATATTCCCAAAAACTGGATGATGCGCGACGAGACGCTGGCCGATCTCGCCTCGCAGGCGCCGCGCACGAAAGAGCAGCTTCTGAAAATCCGCAATATGCCGAAAGATCACGCCAACGGGCGGATCGGTGAGGCGCTGCTGGAGAGCATAAAGGCCGCGCTTGAGAGTCCGAAGGACGATTGGCCGACCGTCGAGAAACGAAAAATTCTGCCGCCGCAGGCCGCCGCCACGCTGGATATCCTCAAGATGCTTTTGAAAATCCAGAGTTCCGAGCATGGGGTCGCCTCCAAGTTGATCGCCTCGCAGGACGACCTGGAGGCTATCGTGCTGGACGATGCGGCGGAAGTTCCGGCTTTGAGCGGATGGCGGCGCGATATTTTCGGGGAGGATGCGCTGGCCCTGAAAGCCGGGAAGCTGGCCATCGGGCTTTCAGGCGATAAGATCACCAAGTTTCCCGTGGAGGAATTGAGGCGGTCCTCATGA
- the aspS gene encoding aspartate--tRNA ligase: MHAYRTHMCGELRKTQVGQEVKLSGWISRVRNHGGVLFIDLRDRSGVTQCVVEENSPLLKEIEQWRVESVITVTGKVSARTAETINPKMPTGEIEIVIAQVILQSAADVIPFQVAEDDGAGEDIRLRYRYLDLRREKMQKNIALRNGVIRSIRERMHGQGFQEFQTPILTASSPEGARDYLVPSRLHPGKFYALPQAPQQFKQLLMVGGFDRYFQIAPCFRDEDGRADRLAEFYQLDVEMSFVTQEDVFATMTPVIKGVFEEFADFTGTKHKIEWLPNLDYKTAMRKYGSDKPDLRNPLEIVDVTEVFARPDVEFKAFKGTIEKGGVVRAIRAPKVSAQPRSFFDKLNSWAQGEGAPGLGYILFDGPEGKGPIAKFVPPAAQEHLKKVANLEDGDAIFFVCNKESEAAKFAGKARDKICDDMGIREKGVYKFCWIVDFPMYEFDEKAQKVDFSHNPFSMPQGGLDALNNKDPVTIDAYQYDCVCNGFEIASGAIRNHKPEIMEKAFALAGYEKAVLEAKFGGMLNAFRFGAPPHGGCAFGIDRLVMLLADEPNLREVYAFVMNGQYEDQMMQAPSTASEQQLRDLHLKLNLPKDKLKITDAAE; this comes from the coding sequence ATGCACGCCTACAGGACGCATATGTGCGGTGAACTTCGGAAAACGCAGGTGGGACAGGAGGTTAAGCTCTCCGGCTGGATATCCCGCGTCCGTAATCACGGCGGCGTGCTGTTCATCGACCTGCGCGACCGCAGCGGCGTCACCCAGTGCGTCGTGGAGGAAAACTCGCCTCTGCTGAAGGAAATCGAGCAATGGCGCGTCGAATCGGTCATCACCGTGACGGGCAAGGTCTCCGCCCGCACCGCCGAGACGATCAACCCCAAAATGCCCACGGGCGAAATCGAGATCGTAATCGCGCAGGTCATCCTGCAATCCGCCGCCGACGTCATTCCCTTTCAGGTCGCCGAGGACGATGGCGCGGGGGAGGATATCCGCCTGCGCTACCGCTATCTCGACCTCCGCCGCGAAAAAATGCAGAAAAACATCGCCTTGCGGAACGGCGTGATCCGCTCCATCCGCGAACGGATGCACGGGCAGGGCTTTCAGGAATTCCAGACCCCCATCCTGACCGCCAGCTCCCCCGAAGGTGCCCGCGATTACCTGGTGCCCTCACGCCTGCACCCCGGAAAGTTTTACGCCCTGCCGCAGGCACCGCAGCAATTCAAGCAGCTCCTGATGGTCGGCGGCTTCGATAGATATTTCCAGATCGCGCCCTGTTTCCGCGACGAGGATGGCCGCGCCGACCGCCTCGCCGAGTTCTACCAACTCGACGTGGAGATGAGCTTCGTCACGCAGGAGGACGTCTTCGCCACCATGACACCCGTGATAAAAGGTGTGTTCGAGGAATTCGCGGATTTCACCGGAACAAAACACAAAATCGAATGGCTGCCCAACCTCGATTATAAAACCGCGATGCGGAAATACGGCTCCGACAAGCCGGACCTAAGAAACCCGCTGGAGATCGTCGATGTGACCGAAGTGTTCGCCCGCCCCGACGTGGAATTCAAGGCCTTCAAGGGCACGATCGAAAAGGGCGGCGTCGTCCGCGCTATCCGTGCGCCAAAGGTTTCAGCGCAACCGCGCAGCTTCTTCGACAAGCTCAACAGCTGGGCGCAGGGCGAAGGCGCCCCCGGACTAGGCTATATCCTCTTCGATGGACCGGAAGGCAAAGGCCCGATTGCAAAATTCGTCCCGCCCGCCGCGCAGGAACACCTGAAAAAAGTCGCAAATCTCGAAGACGGCGACGCCATCTTCTTCGTCTGCAACAAGGAGTCCGAAGCCGCCAAATTCGCCGGCAAGGCGCGTGATAAAATCTGCGATGATATGGGCATCCGCGAAAAGGGTGTTTACAAATTCTGCTGGATCGTTGATTTCCCGATGTACGAGTTTGATGAGAAGGCGCAGAAAGTAGACTTCTCCCACAACCCGTTCTCCATGCCGCAGGGCGGCCTTGACGCGCTCAATAACAAAGACCCCGTCACGATTGACGCGTATCAGTACGATTGCGTGTGCAACGGCTTCGAAATCGCCTCCGGCGCGATCCGCAACCACAAACCGGAGATCATGGAAAAGGCCTTCGCCCTCGCGGGTTACGAGAAAGCGGTGCTGGAAGCCAAATTCGGCGGAATGCTGAACGCCTTCCGCTTCGGCGCCCCCCCGCACGGCGGCTGCGCCTTCGGGATCGACCGCCTTGTGATGCTGCTCGCCGACGAGCCGAACCTGCGCGAAGTTTACGCCTTCGTCATGAACGGCCAGTACGAGGACCAGATGATGCAGGCGCCCTCAACGGCAAGCGAGCAGCAGCTCCGCGACCTGCATTTGAAACTGAACCTGCCGAAGGACAAGCTGAAGATCACCGACGCGGCGGAGTAG
- a CDS encoding alpha/beta hydrolase, which yields MTHETRQKSLPILGLDIAYTDTGPENGRVLFCVHGLLSNGRDYDFLATHMAAKGFRVIAMDVPGRGKSSRFSEPGFYTLSSYLPFCLELAKVITRGRPFDWLGVSLGGMIGMSLHTHADLKMERLILVDIGPEIPGPALDLVSGLAKAPTHYETKDEAVAFLKKRCAAWGITDPAVWDHLIEHNIVTQADGTVKMHYDSAIGAALKDQGNETLAFWEGWALIKQPLLLIRGGQSVILPRDIADRMQREYTGPSMETITFPFCGHVPNLMQPEQIEPLSDWLRASQRVV from the coding sequence ATGACTCACGAAACCCGCCAGAAATCCCTCCCCATCCTCGGCCTTGACATCGCCTATACCGACACCGGGCCGGAAAATGGCCGCGTGCTGTTCTGCGTCCACGGGCTGCTCTCCAACGGGCGGGATTACGATTTTCTAGCAACACACATGGCAGCAAAAGGCTTCCGCGTCATCGCCATGGATGTGCCGGGCCGGGGCAAAAGCAGCCGCTTCTCCGAACCCGGATTTTATACCCTCAGCTCGTATCTTCCCTTCTGCCTCGAACTCGCCAAAGTGATCACACGGGGCCGTCCGTTCGACTGGCTCGGCGTCTCCCTCGGCGGCATGATCGGCATGAGCCTGCACACCCACGCCGACCTGAAGATGGAGCGCCTGATCCTCGTCGATATCGGCCCGGAAATTCCCGGCCCCGCGCTCGATCTCGTCTCCGGCCTCGCCAAAGCGCCCACACACTACGAAACGAAAGACGAGGCCGTCGCCTTCCTGAAAAAACGCTGCGCCGCGTGGGGCATCACCGACCCTGCCGTGTGGGACCATTTGATCGAACACAATATCGTCACGCAGGCGGACGGCACGGTCAAAATGCATTACGACTCCGCCATCGGCGCCGCGCTGAAGGATCAGGGCAACGAAACCCTCGCCTTCTGGGAAGGCTGGGCGCTGATCAAACAGCCCCTGCTGCTCATCCGCGGTGGCCAGTCGGTCATCCTGCCCAGGGACATCGCCGACCGGATGCAGCGCGAATACACGGGTCCATCCATGGAAACAATCACCTTCCCCTTCTGCGGCCACGTCCCCAACCTCATGCAGCCCGAACAGATCGAGCCGCTATCGGATTGGCTGCGCGCCTCGCAAAGGGTTGTCTGA
- a CDS encoding GGDEF domain-containing protein, translating into MTADLIHTAYAKRQKSASDRKLELTRSEGFLDGALDIFDLLGGSGQESVDGVDIKELLKTAYRAIARSETTIREQKQRIEALESVLTTDELTGITNRRGFFQTLGREMDRVNRDLNEGGLLIMIDLDNFKAINDTYGHQAGDACLKKVATFLMGEIRAMDTAARLGGDEFILLFPRTNREKAMKRAQQMALRLNNLTAEWNGKTIPITASVGLRNFISGDRIEDILESADQEMYEQKQGRKALAH; encoded by the coding sequence ATGACTGCGGATCTTATTCACACTGCTTATGCCAAGAGGCAAAAATCGGCGAGCGACCGGAAACTGGAGCTGACCCGCTCGGAAGGGTTTCTGGACGGGGCGCTGGATATCTTCGATCTTCTCGGAGGTTCCGGGCAGGAGAGCGTTGACGGTGTTGACATCAAGGAACTGCTGAAGACCGCGTACCGGGCCATCGCCCGTTCGGAGACAACGATCCGCGAACAAAAGCAAAGGATTGAGGCTTTGGAATCCGTGCTGACCACCGATGAACTCACGGGCATTACCAACCGGCGCGGATTTTTTCAGACGCTGGGCCGGGAGATGGATCGCGTGAACCGCGATTTGAACGAAGGCGGGCTTCTGATCATGATCGACCTCGATAATTTCAAGGCGATCAACGACACTTACGGACATCAGGCCGGAGACGCGTGCCTGAAGAAAGTGGCCACCTTTCTGATGGGCGAAATCCGCGCCATGGATACGGCGGCGCGGCTGGGCGGGGATGAGTTTATCCTGCTCTTTCCGCGCACGAACCGCGAGAAAGCCATGAAGCGGGCGCAGCAAATGGCCCTGCGGCTGAACAATCTTACGGCCGAATGGAACGGAAAGACGATCCCGATTACCGCCAGCGTCGGTCTGCGGAATTTCATTTCCGGCGACCGGATCGAGGATATCCTCGAAAGCGCCGACCAGGAAATGTACGAACAAAAACAGGGGAGAAAAGCCCTGGCTCATTAG
- a CDS encoding cell envelope integrity EipB family protein: MKSNAIFGRRRSRFGLLAFFACLTALPHQAKADSDPATQAGLIPHKSLYEIKMISTRNSSQFQNLSGQMYYEWQPSCEAWVSNHRFNMVYEYTDAPSMRITSDYSTYEPFDGKSMNFTSQRKRDGQIFEEIRGSAEITRPSESQAKYTIPEGLIQPLPQNTLFPMSHTLMVLQKIRAGEKFHRAVIFDGSDQEGPMQVTSFVGKPIEPSDIVQVAAGIDAELMRSKAWKVRLAFFPDTSEEAGADYEMSVVFHENGVISDIVIDYEDFSVSQKLVALEKLGSACTEGKPTPQPLKQPEAKTTEPPIKKP, encoded by the coding sequence ATGAAATCAAACGCAATTTTTGGAAGACGGCGGTCCAGGTTCGGTCTTCTGGCTTTCTTTGCCTGTCTGACGGCTCTGCCACATCAGGCAAAGGCGGACTCCGATCCCGCAACGCAGGCCGGACTGATCCCGCATAAGTCTTTGTATGAGATCAAAATGATCTCCACCCGCAACAGTTCGCAGTTCCAGAACCTCAGCGGCCAGATGTACTACGAATGGCAGCCCTCCTGCGAGGCGTGGGTCTCCAACCACCGCTTTAATATGGTCTACGAATACACCGATGCGCCCTCCATGCGGATCACCAGCGATTATTCGACCTACGAGCCTTTTGACGGGAAAAGCATGAATTTTACTTCCCAGCGCAAGCGTGACGGCCAGATTTTCGAGGAGATCAGAGGCAGTGCGGAGATCACCCGCCCTTCGGAATCGCAAGCCAAATACACCATTCCCGAAGGATTGATTCAGCCCCTGCCGCAAAATACGCTTTTTCCCATGTCGCACACTCTCATGGTGCTGCAGAAAATCAGGGCGGGCGAAAAATTTCACCGCGCCGTCATTTTCGATGGAAGCGATCAGGAAGGCCCGATGCAGGTCACCAGCTTCGTCGGAAAGCCCATCGAACCCTCCGATATCGTGCAGGTGGCCGCCGGCATTGACGCCGAATTGATGCGTTCGAAAGCCTGGAAGGTTAGGCTGGCCTTTTTCCCGGACACTTCGGAAGAAGCCGGAGCGGATTATGAAATGAGCGTGGTGTTTCATGAAAACGGCGTCATCAGCGATATCGTGATCGATTATGAGGATTTTTCGGTCTCTCAGAAGCTTGTGGCGCTTGAAAAGCTGGGAAGTGCCTGTACAGAAGGTAAACCGACCCCGCAACCCTTAAAACAACCCGAGGCTAAAACCACAGAACCGCCCATCAAAAAACCTTGA
- a CDS encoding response regulator yields the protein MKQKVLIVEDNELNMKLFNDLLEAHGIETIQTRDGRQAFGLAKAHRPDLIIMDIQLPEVSGLDITKMIKEDPDLKSIPVIAVTAFAMKGDEQKIREGGCEDYISKPISVARFIEIVRRYLEKTETGSLAMNHIQEKGAV from the coding sequence ATGAAACAGAAGGTTCTTATTGTCGAAGACAACGAACTCAACATGAAGCTCTTTAATGATCTTCTGGAGGCGCACGGCATTGAGACCATTCAGACACGGGACGGACGTCAGGCTTTTGGTCTGGCCAAGGCCCACAGGCCGGACCTGATAATTATGGATATACAACTGCCGGAAGTTTCCGGATTGGACATAACGAAAATGATCAAGGAAGATCCAGACCTTAAATCAATACCCGTGATCGCCGTCACGGCGTTCGCCATGAAGGGGGACGAGCAGAAAATCCGCGAGGGCGGCTGTGAGGATTATATCTCCAAGCCGATTTCAGTCGCTCGCTTCATCGAAATCGTCCGTCGTTATCTCGAAAAAACCGAAACAGGCAGTCTTGCAATGAATCATATCCAAGAAAAAGGGGCGGTTTAA
- a CDS encoding PleD family two-component system response regulator translates to MSARVLVVDDILPNVKLLEAKLSTEYYEVLTATSGAEALKKIATDNPDIVLLDVMMPGMDGFEVCSIIKRNPETAHIPVVMVTALTDAQDKVRGLEAGADDFLSKPINDTALMARVRSLVRLKMALDEWRLRENAATQFGAVTESPSVMTEPVEGARVLVIEDKEYERTKISETLMRDHNIVMGVDHGAKGIELIAKYEFDIIMVSLNLENEDGLRLCSHLKSNERTRSVPIVMIAEPDDMVYVAHGLEIGAHDYIMRPLDKNELLARVRTQIRRKRFQERLRSTYEISLNMALTDSLTGLYNRRYFEVHLEKLLQKNLASRKAMAVIMLDIDHFKSVNDTYGHNVGDEVLKTFGDRLTGSLRSFDLVARLGGEEFVVLLPDISKERAYLVAERLRRSIAERPFPCNVEGGFLKVTASLGAAVIEHGGHQIHEVLDRADKCLYEAKRGGRNCTVFEEVGKIDPDKYKESARTNYDDDAGEGAASHA, encoded by the coding sequence ATGTCGGCACGGGTTCTGGTTGTTGACGATATCCTCCCCAACGTCAAGCTTCTCGAAGCGAAGCTGAGTACGGAATATTACGAGGTTCTCACGGCGACCAGCGGCGCCGAGGCCTTGAAAAAAATTGCCACGGACAACCCCGATATCGTCCTTCTCGATGTCATGATGCCCGGCATGGACGGGTTTGAGGTCTGTTCGATCATCAAGCGCAATCCTGAGACGGCGCATATTCCGGTCGTGATGGTGACAGCACTGACCGACGCGCAGGACAAGGTGCGTGGCCTCGAAGCCGGCGCCGATGACTTCCTGAGCAAGCCGATCAACGATACGGCCCTGATGGCACGGGTGCGCTCACTGGTGCGCCTTAAAATGGCTTTGGATGAATGGCGCCTGCGCGAGAACGCGGCCACGCAGTTCGGCGCGGTAACAGAGTCCCCGAGCGTTATGACAGAACCCGTGGAGGGCGCACGCGTTCTGGTCATCGAGGACAAGGAATACGAAAGAACGAAAATCTCCGAAACCCTGATGCGTGATCACAATATCGTCATGGGTGTGGATCACGGCGCCAAGGGAATAGAGCTGATCGCCAAATATGAATTCGACATCATCATGGTCAGCCTGAATTTGGAAAACGAGGACGGCCTGCGCCTCTGCTCCCATCTCAAATCCAACGAGCGCACGAGGTCCGTGCCGATCGTCATGATCGCCGAACCCGATGATATGGTCTACGTCGCCCACGGACTCGAAATCGGCGCGCACGATTATATCATGCGCCCTCTGGACAAGAACGAATTGCTGGCCCGCGTCCGCACCCAGATCCGCCGCAAGCGGTTCCAGGAACGCCTGCGCTCGACCTACGAGATCAGCCTGAACATGGCGCTGACCGACAGCCTGACGGGTCTCTATAACCGCCGCTATTTTGAGGTTCATCTCGAAAAGCTTCTCCAGAAGAACCTAGCCAGCCGCAAGGCCATGGCCGTCATCATGCTCGATATCGACCATTTCAAGAGCGTCAACGACACCTACGGCCACAATGTCGGCGACGAGGTGCTGAAAACCTTCGGCGACCGTCTGACCGGCAGCTTGCGGAGCTTTGACCTTGTCGCCCGTCTCGGCGGCGAGGAGTTTGTTGTTCTCCTGCCCGATATCTCCAAGGAAAGAGCCTATCTGGTCGCCGAGCGCCTGCGCCGCTCAATAGCCGAGAGGCCGTTTCCCTGCAATGTCGAGGGCGGTTTTCTCAAGGTGACGGCGTCGCTGGGTGCGGCGGTGATTGAGCATGGCGGCCACCAGATTCATGAAGTGCTGGACCGGGCGGATAAGTGCCTCTATGAGGCCAAGCGCGGCGGACGGAACTGCACGGTCTTTGAGGAAGTCGGTAAGATCGACCCCGATAAATACAAGGAAAGCGCACGGACGAATTACGACGACGATGCGGGCGAGGGCGCGGCCTCCCACGCCTGA
- the rpmG gene encoding 50S ribosomal protein L33, with amino-acid sequence MAKASYVKVRLESEAGTGYRYYAKRSARAEYKLQKKKYDPWAVNPETGKKGMHVMFVEKKMPPSKKQ; translated from the coding sequence ATGGCAAAGGCCTCATACGTAAAAGTCAGGCTGGAAAGCGAAGCGGGAACGGGTTACCGTTACTACGCAAAACGCAGCGCCCGCGCGGAATACAAGCTGCAGAAGAAGAAGTACGACCCTTGGGCGGTCAATCCCGAGACGGGCAAAAAGGGGATGCACGTCATGTTTGTCGAAAAGAAGATGCCCCCCTCCAAGAAACAGTAA
- the rnr gene encoding ribonuclease R, with product MSLELSKILEFIRSSKIPVTKREVARAFGIKGGENRVALKQILKKLEKDGLITKQPGGSFTAPQGLPAVGVIEITKIEIDGDVLARPVDWNAELQGEMPRIEVAPDNKHFPKVSEGMRMLARFERSEDGQGYDAHIIRVIDSTMGRVLGVLRLTKGGAIVLPTEKRAKFDYEVALTDRNGAEDGDLVIAEILPAKGAKRQKVRVISVLGRQGDPRAISLISLHEAGLREEFPDRVVAETDKMTVPDLKGREDLRNFPLVTIDGPDARDFDDAVFAEKLEDGSYHLIVAIADVAHYVRPGTALDTEAQRRGNSTYFPDRVVPMLPEALSNDLCSLRPNEPRATMAVHLWIDKQGALQKYKFVRGLMRSVARLTYEQVQTAKDGSPDDLTGPLVEPVIKPLYEVFKILDKAREGRGALELDLPERQILLNDKGDMIGVKPRARLDSHKLIEEFMILANVAAASALEGKKTFPCVYRVHDRPSYEKLESAREFVESFGLSLPKGQVVQPMQLNQVLKNAAKLPYSHLISQVILRSQSQANYSTNNIGHFGLALQKYAHFTSPIRRYSDLLVHRALIGAFGLGPGEMMEEEKARLDEICQHISATERTSMEAERNAIDRFTGAYLSERIGAEFAGKISGVTRFGLFVALDETGADGLVPARSLRDDFYIHDERAHALVGRRHGRVYRLGAPVVVRIVEASGITGSSLFELAGPPVGADLPGLKKPNPPKGRHDREGQDRREGGPKRRGKGGRKGGGPKGKGQKWRKERD from the coding sequence ATGAGTCTTGAACTCTCCAAAATCCTTGAATTTATCCGTTCATCCAAAATCCCCGTTACCAAACGCGAGGTCGCCCGGGCGTTCGGGATCAAGGGCGGGGAAAACCGCGTCGCCCTCAAACAGATTCTCAAAAAACTTGAGAAAGACGGGCTGATTACCAAGCAACCGGGCGGCAGCTTCACGGCGCCGCAGGGGCTTCCTGCCGTCGGCGTCATCGAGATCACAAAAATCGAGATCGACGGCGATGTGCTTGCGCGGCCCGTTGACTGGAATGCCGAATTGCAGGGCGAGATGCCGCGTATCGAGGTCGCTCCCGACAACAAGCATTTCCCGAAGGTTTCGGAGGGGATGCGGATGCTGGCGCGGTTCGAGCGTTCCGAGGACGGCCAAGGCTATGATGCCCATATCATCCGCGTGATCGATTCGACGATGGGGCGCGTTCTCGGCGTCCTGCGTCTGACCAAGGGCGGGGCCATCGTGCTGCCGACGGAAAAGCGGGCGAAGTTTGATTACGAGGTGGCGCTGACCGACCGGAACGGCGCGGAGGACGGCGATCTTGTGATTGCCGAGATTCTTCCGGCCAAGGGCGCCAAGCGACAAAAGGTGCGCGTGATCAGCGTGCTCGGGCGGCAGGGCGACCCGCGGGCGATCAGCCTGATCAGTTTGCATGAAGCGGGATTGCGGGAGGAGTTTCCCGACCGCGTCGTCGCCGAAACGGACAAGATGACCGTCCCCGATCTGAAGGGGCGCGAGGATCTGCGAAACTTTCCGCTGGTGACCATCGACGGGCCGGATGCGCGGGATTTCGATGATGCCGTCTTTGCGGAAAAGCTTGAGGACGGCAGCTATCACCTGATCGTTGCGATTGCGGACGTCGCCCATTATGTGCGGCCCGGAACGGCGCTCGATACCGAGGCACAACGGCGCGGCAATTCCACCTATTTCCCCGACCGGGTCGTGCCGATGCTGCCCGAGGCGCTCTCGAACGACCTTTGTTCCCTGCGCCCGAACGAGCCACGGGCGACGATGGCCGTGCATCTGTGGATCGACAAGCAGGGTGCTCTGCAGAAATACAAATTCGTGCGCGGGCTGATGCGTTCGGTTGCGCGCCTGACCTATGAGCAGGTGCAGACCGCCAAGGACGGATCGCCGGACGATCTGACCGGGCCTCTGGTCGAACCGGTCATCAAGCCGCTTTATGAAGTCTTTAAGATTCTCGACAAGGCGCGGGAGGGGCGCGGGGCGCTGGAGCTTGATCTCCCCGAGCGGCAAATCCTGCTGAATGACAAGGGTGATATGATCGGGGTGAAGCCCCGGGCACGTCTCGACTCGCATAAGCTGATCGAGGAGTTCATGATCCTTGCCAACGTCGCGGCGGCCTCGGCGCTTGAGGGCAAGAAGACGTTCCCTTGCGTCTACCGTGTGCATGACCGCCCCTCCTACGAGAAGCTGGAAAGCGCCCGCGAATTCGTCGAGAGTTTCGGCCTGTCGCTGCCGAAAGGTCAGGTCGTACAGCCGATGCAGCTTAATCAGGTGTTGAAGAACGCGGCGAAACTGCCCTACTCCCATCTGATCTCGCAGGTGATTTTGCGTTCGCAGAGTCAGGCGAATTATTCCACCAACAATATCGGGCATTTCGGGCTGGCGCTGCAGAAATACGCGCATTTCACTTCCCCCATCCGGCGGTATTCGGACCTGCTGGTTCACCGCGCCCTGATCGGCGCGTTCGGGCTTGGCCCCGGCGAGATGATGGAGGAGGAAAAGGCGCGGCTGGATGAAATCTGCCAGCATATCTCCGCGACCGAGCGCACCTCGATGGAAGCCGAGCGTAATGCGATCGACCGATTCACGGGTGCCTATCTTTCGGAGCGGATCGGAGCGGAGTTTGCGGGGAAAATCAGCGGTGTGACGCGATTCGGCCTTTTCGTTGCGCTGGATGAGACCGGGGCAGATGGGCTGGTCCCCGCCCGCAGTCTGCGCGATGATTTCTATATCCATGACGAGCGGGCGCACGCGCTGGTCGGGCGGCGGCATGGCCGAGTATATCGTCTGGGCGCCCCGGTGGTCGTGCGGATCGTCGAGGCCAGCGGAATCACGGGCAGCAGCCTGTTCGAACTTGCCGGACCGCCTGTCGGCGCCGATCTTCCCGGCCTTAAAAAGCCCAATCCGCCCAAAGGCCGCCATGACCGCGAAGGGCAAGACAGGCGCGAGGGCGGGCCCAAGCGCCGGGGCAAGGGCGGACGCAAAGGCGGCGGCCCGAAAGGAAAAGGCCAAAAATGGCGCAAGGAGCGGGATTAA